Proteins encoded in a region of the Planococcus citri chromosome 1, ihPlaCitr1.1, whole genome shotgun sequence genome:
- the LOC135843187 gene encoding uncharacterized protein LOC135843187 produces the protein MTVSENLKFLENYLSERSYIEGYQPSQADVLVLTALKSAPTKATPNIYRWYTHIQSFNADEKKKFAQKSLNSEVAKFLDDKPSSAAAAAMLRNLTHRFRSSVKCMLMYVNIPHTGKWFSPSFKFRSIAAAAGDDDDDVDLFGSDEDDAEAERIKEERLKAYAEKKSKKPAVIAKSSIVSDVKPRDDETDMKAMETQLECVKMEDFRQKKNILLRTESNLSTLGKEFVDRYEPLLGHATVCKSVNCGEVNCRTLKSMMVHPVHCESNANGRCRYCLNIFILYVYHSERCKNPDCLFTVCRNGRIRSAYRRYEPHTSQELDRC, from the exons atgACCGTCTCAGAGAACTTgaagtttttggaaaactacCTCTCGGAAAGGAGTTACATCGAAGG ATACCAACCGTCACAAGCCGATGTTTTAGTTTTAACTGCCCTTAAATCTGCTCCGACCAAGGCAACACCTAACATCTATCGTTGGTACACGCACATTCAATCTTTCAATGCCGATGAGAAGaagaaatttgctcaaaaaagtttgaatagTGAAGTAGCTAAATTTTTAGATGATAAACCATCTTCAGCAGCTGCTGCGGCAATGCTTCGGAATTTAACTCATCGATTTCGGAGCAGTGTTAAGTGTATGCTGATGTA tgTAAATATACCACATACCGGAAAATGGTTTTCACCATCGT TTAAATTCCGAAGCATTGCCGCTGCTGCAggcgatgatgacgatgatgttGATCTTTTCGGATCAGATGAAGAT GATGCCGAAGCCGAGAGAATTAAAGAAGAAAGACTGAAAGCTTATGCTGAAAAGAAATCGAAGAAACCAGCAGTTATCGCTAAATCTAGCATCGTTTCAGATGTTAAACCGCGGGATGATGAAACCGATATGAAAGCTATGGAAACTCAA TTGGAGTGTGTCAAGATGGAAGATTTCAGACAAAAGAAAAACATCCTACTAAGAACCGAAAGT AACTTATCCACTTTGGGAAAAGAGTTCGTCGACAGATATGAACCTCTCTTAGGTCATGCGACTGTTTGCAAATCAGTCAATTGTGGTGAAGTTAACTGTCGCACGCTAAAGAGTATGATGGTTCACCCAGTGCACTGTGAATCCAACGCGAACGGCAGGTGCCGTTACTGTTTgaatatatttattttatatgtGTATCACAGCGAACGATGTAAA AATCCGGATTGCTTGTTCACTGTCTGTCGAAATGGAAGAATTAGATCGGCGTATAGGAGATATGAACCGCATACTTCGCAAGAATTAGATCGTTGCTAA